From Halomarina salina, the proteins below share one genomic window:
- a CDS encoding AMP-binding enzyme: MKAFVTLTAGREASPELRDEISSFARETLSKHEYPREVAIVDELPKTASGKIKRAQLRE, from the coding sequence GTGAAGGCATTCGTCACCCTCACCGCGGGCCGGGAGGCGTCGCCGGAGTTGCGCGACGAGATCAGTTCGTTCGCACGCGAGACCCTCTCGAAACACGAGTACCCCCGCGAGGTGGCGATCGTCGACGAACTCCCGAAGACTGCCAGCGGGAAGATCAAGCGGGCGCAGTTACGCGAGTGA
- a CDS encoding acc operon protein has product MTDQLTGLADAADDEAAAIVAAVRAHLRAQAAARTADEETEETWDGERWAFAGRVATLQRRDVRVPREAPTDPWTASGRTARMR; this is encoded by the coding sequence ATGACCGACCAGCTCACCGGACTGGCCGACGCCGCGGACGACGAGGCGGCCGCCATCGTCGCCGCAGTTCGCGCACACCTCCGAGCGCAAGCCGCGGCCCGCACCGCCGACGAGGAGACAGAGGAGACGTGGGACGGCGAGCGATGGGCGTTCGCCGGTCGAGTCGCGACGCTCCAGCGTCGCGACGTGCGGGTACCGCGAGAAGCACCGACCGACCCCTGGACCGCCAGCGGCCGAACCGCTCGAATGCGCTGA
- a CDS encoding SDR family NAD(P)-dependent oxidoreductase, protein MISQFHVDGDTAIVTGASQGIGEAIAKTFADDGVNVALCSRSRDRFQSVVDDIEDAGGTVYAAECDVTDRERVFEFVDEVTAEFGDVDALVNNAGGSFQSPFEDLSENAWKTIIDINLHGAFHFTQAAGEVMREGDGGYIVSGAGLEGGMPDMSQYGAAKAALKNLTETLAGEWNEYGVRTNCIAPGLVATPGVVDSMGIEPGEMPPREQVDRYIGHPEETADLAQFLCSRAASYLNGSMIRAGLPSSERPDRERPS, encoded by the coding sequence ATGATCTCTCAGTTCCACGTCGACGGAGACACCGCTATCGTGACGGGCGCATCGCAGGGCATCGGGGAGGCTATCGCCAAGACGTTCGCGGACGACGGCGTGAACGTCGCGCTCTGTTCGCGCTCTCGCGACCGGTTCCAGTCTGTCGTCGACGACATCGAGGACGCCGGCGGGACGGTGTACGCCGCGGAGTGCGACGTGACCGACCGAGAGCGCGTCTTCGAGTTCGTCGACGAGGTGACCGCAGAGTTCGGCGACGTCGACGCCCTCGTCAACAACGCGGGCGGGAGTTTCCAGTCGCCGTTCGAGGACCTCTCGGAGAACGCCTGGAAGACCATCATCGACATCAACCTCCACGGCGCGTTCCACTTCACACAGGCGGCCGGGGAGGTCATGCGGGAGGGTGACGGAGGGTACATCGTCAGCGGTGCCGGACTCGAGGGGGGTATGCCCGATATGAGTCAGTACGGCGCGGCGAAGGCCGCGCTGAAGAACCTCACCGAGACGCTGGCCGGCGAGTGGAACGAGTACGGCGTCCGAACGAACTGTATCGCCCCCGGCCTGGTGGCGACGCCGGGCGTGGTCGACTCGATGGGCATCGAGCCCGGTGAGATGCCACCACGGGAGCAGGTCGACCGGTACATCGGCCACCCCGAAGAGACCGCCGACCTCGCACAGTTCCTCTGTAGTCGGGCAGCGTCGTACCTGAACGGGTCGATGATCAGGGCCGGGCTGCCGTCGTCGGAGCGGCCCGACCGCGAGCGACCGTCCTGA
- a CDS encoding CaiB/BaiF CoA transferase family protein, translating into MDLQSITVLDLSRLLPGPYATHLLAEMGADVVKVEAPNGGDYARYAEPTVDGDYGAMFAAINQGKESITLDLKSDEGREAFLRLAAEADVVFEQFRPGVVDRLGIGYDDVEERNPDVIYCSLSGYGQSGPYSDRVGHDLNYAGFAGLLDMTRRDEEERPRITGYPVGDMAGGVFSALSIVGALLGRELGNTGGNYLDVSMTDAVLSFSQAVGSLANAGEDPRPGETNLTGLYPCYDIYETSNGRHLTLAALEPKFWENLCAAIDRPELVDKHQSDDPAVRRAVRDELREVFGSRSLAEWEADLGEQEVMIGKVNTPREALDDPHLRNRGVVDADGEGFPRIGYPAEVHHGLSGGGGQAPGLGEQTSDVLRRFGFEAAEIDALFDSGAVEGS; encoded by the coding sequence ATGGACCTGCAGTCCATCACGGTACTCGACCTGTCACGCCTCCTGCCCGGCCCGTACGCGACGCACCTGCTGGCCGAGATGGGGGCGGACGTCGTCAAGGTAGAAGCGCCGAACGGCGGCGACTACGCTCGCTACGCCGAGCCGACCGTCGACGGCGACTACGGGGCGATGTTCGCGGCCATCAACCAGGGCAAGGAGAGCATCACGCTCGACCTCAAGTCCGACGAGGGTCGGGAGGCGTTCCTCCGACTCGCGGCCGAGGCGGACGTCGTCTTCGAGCAGTTCCGTCCCGGCGTCGTCGACCGACTGGGAATCGGGTACGACGACGTCGAAGAACGGAATCCCGACGTCATCTACTGCTCGCTGTCCGGGTACGGACAGTCCGGCCCGTACAGCGACCGGGTCGGTCACGACCTGAACTACGCGGGCTTCGCCGGTCTCCTCGACATGACGCGTCGCGACGAGGAGGAGCGCCCTCGCATCACCGGCTACCCCGTCGGCGACATGGCCGGCGGCGTGTTCTCGGCGCTCAGCATCGTCGGTGCGCTGCTCGGTCGGGAGCTAGGAAACACCGGCGGGAACTACCTCGACGTCTCGATGACGGACGCCGTCCTCTCGTTCTCCCAGGCGGTCGGGTCGCTGGCGAACGCCGGTGAGGACCCGCGCCCGGGCGAGACGAACCTGACGGGACTGTACCCCTGCTACGATATCTACGAGACGAGCAACGGGCGACACCTGACGCTGGCAGCACTCGAGCCGAAGTTCTGGGAGAACCTCTGTGCGGCCATCGACAGACCGGAACTCGTCGACAAACACCAGTCCGACGACCCGGCGGTCAGGCGGGCCGTTCGCGACGAACTGCGCGAGGTGTTCGGGTCACGGAGCCTCGCCGAGTGGGAAGCCGACCTCGGCGAGCAGGAGGTCATGATCGGGAAGGTGAACACGCCACGCGAAGCGCTCGACGACCCTCACCTCCGGAATCGCGGCGTCGTCGACGCCGACGGCGAGGGGTTCCCCAGAATCGGGTATCCGGCCGAGGTACACCATGGGCTCTCGGGCGGGGGGGGGCAGGCCCCCGGACTGGGCGAGCAGACGAGCGACGTGCTGCGACGGTTCGGCTTCGAGGCCGCGGAGATCGACGCGCTGTTCGACAGCGGTGCCGTCGAGGGCTCCTGA
- a CDS encoding APC family permease: MTDQPASESTDHLGLFDCLLLSVGGMIGSAIFVFPGSTGRLAGPAAPLAWLLAGLLMTAIALCYTELTLAFPRTGALAIFPYETLGPSTRLRAFASYLEGVGYAIGWVFGITVSALAIAGYLGTVVPAAAGHTTGVALAAVALVTAINLLGGQVTSRLNLLLTAVLLAVLVAFVAVATARVDPARTAPLAVGGPASFLAAVQISMTAYGAWTVVPAAIGEIREPAYTAPRAILLSLGVTTVLYALVVFALHGVVPVDQFLADGATLRTPLATAATILGVEWLRYALALGSVAAIFTTMLVGTMSASRVLFALGQNGTLPSPFASVTTGTGVPSVGVVAVGGSAAVLSLFPGYFYELLVVASIVGTGIPYGINLLSFLGLRRYRTDVQPSFRVPAGHLVAGVAGVGLVVAMVGLGLTEVVWSTVAIALLTGYYAIRRLFGSSPARSASS; encoded by the coding sequence ATGACGGACCAGCCCGCCTCCGAGTCGACCGATCATCTCGGTCTGTTCGACTGTCTCCTCCTGAGTGTCGGTGGCATGATCGGCTCGGCCATCTTCGTCTTCCCCGGGTCGACGGGGCGACTCGCCGGTCCCGCTGCCCCGCTCGCGTGGTTGCTCGCCGGCCTCCTGATGACCGCCATCGCGCTCTGTTACACCGAACTCACCCTCGCTTTCCCGCGCACCGGGGCGCTCGCCATCTTCCCGTACGAGACGCTAGGGCCGTCGACACGGCTCCGGGCGTTCGCCAGCTACCTCGAAGGGGTCGGCTACGCCATCGGCTGGGTGTTCGGCATCACGGTGTCGGCGCTCGCCATCGCGGGGTACCTCGGGACGGTCGTTCCGGCGGCGGCGGGCCACACGACCGGGGTCGCACTCGCGGCGGTCGCTCTCGTGACCGCAATCAACCTCCTCGGTGGGCAGGTCACGAGTCGGCTCAACCTGCTCCTCACGGCCGTCCTGCTCGCCGTCCTCGTCGCCTTCGTCGCCGTCGCCACAGCACGGGTCGACCCGGCGAGGACCGCTCCGCTCGCCGTCGGCGGCCCAGCGTCGTTCCTCGCCGCGGTCCAGATATCGATGACCGCGTACGGCGCCTGGACGGTCGTCCCGGCCGCTATCGGTGAGATACGCGAGCCAGCGTACACCGCACCGCGGGCCATCCTGCTCTCGCTCGGCGTCACGACCGTCCTGTACGCTCTCGTCGTCTTCGCCCTTCACGGCGTGGTACCGGTAGACCAGTTCCTGGCCGACGGTGCGACGCTCCGGACACCGCTGGCGACGGCCGCGACGATACTCGGCGTCGAGTGGCTGAGGTACGCGCTGGCGCTCGGCTCGGTCGCCGCCATCTTCACCACGATGCTCGTCGGGACGATGAGCGCGAGTCGCGTCCTGTTCGCGCTCGGCCAGAACGGGACGCTGCCGTCGCCGTTCGCGTCGGTCACCACGGGGACCGGAGTCCCCAGCGTCGGCGTCGTCGCGGTCGGCGGGTCGGCGGCCGTGCTCTCGCTGTTCCCGGGGTACTTCTACGAACTGCTCGTGGTCGCGTCTATCGTCGGGACCGGCATCCCGTACGGCATCAACCTCCTCTCGTTTCTGGGGCTCAGGCGGTATCGAACCGACGTGCAGCCGTCGTTCCGGGTTCCCGCTGGCCACCTGGTCGCCGGCGTCGCCGGCGTCGGACTGGTCGTCGCGATGGTCGGCCTCGGCCTCACAGAGGTTGTTTGGTCGACGGTCGCCATCGCGCTGCTGACAGGGTACTACGCGATCCGGCGGCTCTTCGGCTCCTCGCCAGCACGGTCGGCGTCTTCGTAG
- a CDS encoding acyl-CoA dehydrogenase family protein, producing the protein MDATLTDEQERIRKTAREFIESEGGIELARRRMEGDERVVDELWADLADLDYTAITVPPEYDGFGEGMVYLTALLEVTGRYALPGPLPETAAFAVPLLDELGTDDQRERHLPAVARGDQRFSFALYDDRNESLPEAVTLDVDETDDGHRLSGTKTLVPYGGEVDHLVVAGRTGDGSGDDGISLFVVGTDEEAVETRRLDSLDRTRPMYEVTFSDLSVGDAALLGDRHEAGDALSSAADRYTVARSAMLVGAADRAVELSTEHGTKREQYGQPVGKFQAVKHRIADMWIEMQSARSLVYYAAWALDAGEPDATRSVSAVKTYAADRLHRVFGDDMWNHGGMGFTWDHDGHIYLKQAKAWRNFLGSPEDHQDRLLEERLAER; encoded by the coding sequence ATGGACGCAACACTCACCGACGAACAGGAGCGAATTCGAAAGACAGCCCGCGAGTTCATCGAGTCCGAGGGCGGCATCGAACTGGCGAGACGACGGATGGAGGGCGACGAGCGCGTCGTCGACGAACTCTGGGCCGACCTCGCCGACCTGGACTACACAGCCATCACCGTTCCGCCGGAGTACGACGGGTTCGGCGAGGGGATGGTGTACCTGACCGCATTGCTGGAAGTCACCGGCCGGTACGCGCTGCCCGGACCGCTCCCAGAGACCGCGGCGTTCGCAGTACCACTCCTCGACGAACTGGGCACCGACGACCAGCGTGAACGTCACCTCCCGGCAGTCGCCCGTGGCGACCAGAGGTTCTCGTTCGCGCTCTACGACGACCGCAACGAGTCGCTCCCCGAGGCAGTCACCCTCGACGTCGACGAGACCGACGACGGCCACCGGCTCTCGGGGACGAAGACGCTCGTCCCGTACGGCGGCGAGGTCGACCACCTGGTCGTCGCCGGCCGGACGGGCGACGGGTCGGGGGACGACGGCATCTCGCTGTTCGTCGTCGGAACGGACGAGGAGGCGGTCGAGACGCGTCGACTCGACAGCCTCGACCGGACGCGTCCGATGTACGAGGTGACGTTCTCGGACCTCTCGGTCGGCGATGCCGCCTTGCTCGGCGACCGCCACGAGGCGGGAGACGCACTCTCCAGCGCCGCCGACCGGTACACGGTCGCGCGCAGCGCGATGCTGGTCGGCGCGGCCGACAGGGCGGTCGAACTGTCGACGGAACACGGCACCAAACGCGAACAGTACGGACAGCCCGTCGGCAAGTTCCAGGCGGTCAAACACCGCATCGCGGACATGTGGATAGAGATGCAGAGCGCGCGGTCGCTGGTGTACTACGCGGCCTGGGCGCTCGACGCGGGCGAACCCGACGCGACACGCTCGGTGTCTGCGGTGAAGACGTACGCCGCCGACCGACTCCACCGCGTGTTCGGCGACGACATGTGGAACCACGGCGGGATGGGGTTCACGTGGGACCACGACGGGCACATCTACCTGAAACAGGCCAAGGCGTGGCGGAACTTCCTGGGGTCGCCCGAGGACCACCAGGACCGACTCCTCGAAGAGCGTCTCGCAGAGCGGTAG
- a CDS encoding phosphotransferase family protein translates to MTDRREYLDRLYDEERLARFLERAVGPGGPLTVEYHQAGHSNETLFVGWGDRELVLRRPPAGETADAAHDVLREYRVMSALEDTAVPVPSTVAACEDRAVLGAEFYLMERLAGDVIRDVEPDRFAAPDQRRALSERFVDTLVEIHTLDPETVGLDDLGHPEGYTERQVERWTDQLEWAVEVTDDDRSVPELHTVADWLAANVPTEYDHTLLHGDYSLDNVMFGPGTPPDLVGVFDWEMSTRGDPLTDLGWTLAHWFDPEDPEFDDPLNSRVEASPGYLTRRELLDRYEEQTGRAFSNERFYRTFGVFKTASTCEMMYRRHLEGNADNPNYPLMEEYVPALGERARRIIDGEEPL, encoded by the coding sequence ATGACCGACCGTCGGGAGTACCTCGACCGACTCTACGACGAGGAGCGACTGGCGCGATTCCTCGAGAGGGCGGTCGGGCCAGGCGGACCGCTGACCGTCGAGTACCACCAGGCTGGTCACTCGAACGAGACGCTGTTCGTCGGCTGGGGGGACCGCGAACTCGTCCTCAGGCGACCGCCCGCGGGGGAGACTGCCGACGCAGCACACGACGTGCTGCGGGAGTATCGCGTCATGTCCGCGCTCGAAGACACAGCCGTACCGGTGCCGTCGACGGTCGCCGCCTGCGAAGACCGCGCCGTGCTCGGGGCGGAGTTCTACCTGATGGAGCGCCTGGCGGGCGACGTCATCCGCGACGTGGAACCCGACCGGTTCGCCGCGCCCGACCAGCGACGTGCGCTCTCGGAGCGGTTCGTCGATACGCTCGTCGAGATTCACACGCTAGACCCGGAGACCGTCGGACTGGACGACCTCGGTCACCCCGAGGGGTACACCGAGCGACAGGTCGAGCGGTGGACGGACCAACTCGAGTGGGCGGTCGAGGTGACCGACGACGACCGCTCCGTGCCGGAACTGCACACCGTCGCCGACTGGCTGGCCGCGAACGTCCCGACGGAGTACGACCACACGCTGCTCCACGGCGACTACTCCCTCGACAACGTCATGTTCGGGCCGGGGACGCCCCCGGACCTCGTCGGTGTGTTCGACTGGGAGATGTCGACGCGCGGCGACCCGCTGACGGACCTCGGCTGGACGCTCGCCCACTGGTTCGACCCCGAGGACCCCGAGTTCGACGATCCGCTGAACAGCCGGGTCGAGGCGTCCCCCGGCTACCTCACTCGGCGCGAACTCCTCGACCGGTACGAGGAGCAGACCGGACGAGCGTTCTCGAACGAGCGGTTCTACCGAACGTTCGGTGTCTTCAAGACCGCCAGCACCTGCGAGATGATGTACCGCCGCCACCTGGAGGGCAACGCGGACAACCCGAACTACCCGCTGATGGAGGAGTACGTCCCCGCGCTGGGCGAGCGAGCGCGTCGTATCATCGACGGCGAGGAGCCGCTCTAG
- a CDS encoding acetyl/propionyl/methylcrotonyl-CoA carboxylase subunit alpha: MFEKVLVANRGEIAVRVMRACEDLGVATVAVYSDADKNAGHVRYADEAYNVGPARAADSYLDQGAIVEAAQQAGADAIHPGYGFLAENADFAARVEEAEGVTWVGPSSDSMEQAGEKTNARTVMQAADVPIVPGTTDPVETVDEVEAFGNEHGYPVAIKAEGGGGGRGMKVVEDESEAADQLEAAKREGEAYFDNDSVYLERYLESPRHIEVQILADHHGNVRHLGERDCSLQRRHQKVIEEGPSPALTDDLREQIGEAARRGADEADYYNAGTFEFLVEDDDDREAGDLLDADSDFYFLEVNTRIQVEHTVTEEITGIDIVKWQLRVAAGEELTFSQDDVDLRGHAMEFRINAENAAEEFAPAQGGALETYDPPGGIGVRMDDALRQGDDLVTDYDSMIAKLVVSASDREECIARSKRALREYTIEGIHTIRPFHLMMLDDDAFVGGTHTTNYLDDHMDETPIEEYQGRYGTEASSSSTEEETVTREFTVEVNGKRFQVDLEESGVPEASTPQRPTDDGPARKGGSSNDDDTTAVAGDGEVIEAEMQGTVLEVAVEEGETVEPGDPVLVLEAMKMENDIVAEMGGTVTEVAVEAGNSVDQGDALVVLD, translated from the coding sequence ATGTTCGAGAAGGTACTCGTCGCCAACCGTGGCGAGATAGCGGTCCGAGTCATGCGTGCGTGTGAGGACCTCGGAGTCGCTACCGTCGCCGTCTATAGTGACGCAGACAAGAACGCTGGACACGTCCGGTACGCGGACGAGGCGTACAACGTCGGTCCCGCGCGTGCGGCCGACTCCTACCTGGACCAGGGGGCCATCGTCGAGGCCGCGCAGCAGGCTGGCGCGGACGCCATCCACCCCGGCTACGGCTTCCTCGCGGAGAACGCCGACTTCGCCGCGCGCGTCGAGGAAGCAGAGGGCGTCACGTGGGTCGGGCCGAGCAGCGACTCGATGGAGCAGGCCGGTGAGAAGACCAACGCCCGCACGGTCATGCAGGCCGCGGACGTCCCCATCGTTCCGGGGACGACAGACCCCGTCGAGACGGTCGACGAGGTCGAGGCGTTCGGGAACGAGCACGGCTACCCGGTCGCCATCAAGGCGGAGGGCGGTGGCGGCGGTCGCGGGATGAAGGTCGTCGAGGACGAGAGCGAAGCCGCTGACCAACTGGAGGCCGCCAAACGCGAGGGGGAAGCGTACTTCGACAACGACTCGGTCTACCTCGAACGCTACCTGGAGAGCCCTCGACACATCGAGGTACAGATCCTCGCCGACCACCACGGCAACGTCCGCCACCTCGGGGAGCGCGACTGCTCGCTCCAGCGTCGCCACCAGAAGGTCATCGAGGAGGGCCCCTCGCCCGCGCTCACCGACGACCTCCGGGAGCAGATTGGGGAGGCCGCTCGGCGGGGTGCGGACGAGGCCGACTACTACAACGCCGGCACCTTCGAGTTCCTGGTCGAGGACGACGACGACCGGGAAGCGGGGGACCTGCTCGACGCCGATTCGGACTTCTACTTCCTGGAGGTCAACACCCGCATCCAGGTCGAGCACACCGTCACCGAGGAGATTACGGGCATCGACATCGTCAAGTGGCAACTGCGGGTCGCCGCCGGCGAGGAACTGACCTTCTCGCAGGACGACGTCGACCTGAGGGGTCACGCGATGGAGTTCCGCATCAACGCCGAGAACGCTGCCGAGGAGTTCGCCCCGGCTCAGGGCGGTGCACTGGAGACGTACGACCCGCCCGGCGGTATCGGCGTCCGGATGGACGACGCGCTCCGGCAGGGCGACGACCTCGTGACCGACTACGACTCGATGATAGCGAAACTCGTCGTCTCCGCGAGCGACCGCGAGGAGTGTATCGCCCGCTCGAAGCGCGCGCTCCGCGAGTACACCATCGAGGGTATCCACACCATCCGGCCGTTCCACCTGATGATGCTCGACGATGACGCGTTCGTCGGCGGCACGCACACGACGAACTACCTCGACGACCACATGGACGAGACGCCCATCGAGGAGTACCAGGGGCGGTACGGTACGGAGGCGTCGAGTTCGTCGACCGAGGAGGAGACCGTCACCCGCGAGTTCACGGTCGAGGTGAACGGCAAGCGGTTCCAGGTCGACCTCGAAGAGAGCGGCGTTCCGGAGGCGTCGACTCCCCAGCGACCCACCGACGACGGCCCCGCCCGCAAGGGTGGTTCCTCGAACGACGACGACACCACCGCCGTCGCTGGCGACGGGGAGGTAATCGAAGCCGAGATGCAGGGGACGGTCCTCGAGGTGGCCGTCGAAGAGGGAGAGACGGTCGAACCGGGCGACCCCGTCCTCGTCCTGGAGGCGATGAAGATGGAGAACGACATCGTCGCGGAGATGGGAGGGACGGTCACGGAGGTGGCCGTGGAGGCCGGTAACTCCGTCGACCAGGGCGACGCCCTCGTCGTGTTGGACTGA
- a CDS encoding enoyl-CoA hydratase/isomerase family protein, translating to MEEFETVEAEFDEETHVGRLTLNRPDALNALSDQLRQDLVAGLQWLESHNEDADGIALRAVVVEGAEGNFCAGADISEFSEASPGETSGQHHYEFIQEFPVPIIAKIRGYCLGGGLETAMACDFRFAHSDARLGLPEVDLGLIPGAGGVQFISRLANPSVAKEVAMTGDHLSADRADELDIVNRVYDDADLDEATREFAETLAAKPPLAVQAIKDAANVATQVGLNEGRSYDRRRFEPLLETEDHQEGARAFAEDDYDPEFRGR from the coding sequence ATGGAGGAGTTCGAGACAGTCGAGGCGGAGTTCGACGAGGAAACGCACGTCGGGCGACTGACGTTGAACCGGCCAGACGCGCTGAACGCGCTCAGCGACCAGTTACGGCAAGACCTCGTCGCGGGGTTGCAGTGGCTGGAGTCGCACAACGAGGACGCGGACGGTATCGCGCTGCGTGCCGTCGTCGTCGAGGGTGCGGAGGGGAACTTCTGTGCCGGCGCGGACATCTCCGAGTTCAGCGAGGCGTCGCCGGGCGAGACGTCCGGACAGCACCACTACGAGTTCATCCAGGAGTTCCCGGTGCCGATCATCGCGAAGATTCGGGGGTACTGCCTCGGTGGCGGCCTCGAGACGGCGATGGCCTGTGACTTCAGGTTCGCACACAGCGACGCTCGGCTCGGGCTCCCGGAGGTCGACCTGGGGCTGATTCCGGGGGCCGGCGGCGTCCAGTTCATCAGCCGACTGGCCAACCCGTCGGTCGCGAAGGAGGTGGCGATGACCGGCGACCACCTCTCGGCCGACCGGGCGGACGAACTGGACATCGTCAACCGCGTCTACGACGACGCCGACCTCGACGAGGCGACCCGGGAGTTCGCGGAGACGCTGGCCGCCAAGCCGCCGCTGGCGGTGCAGGCCATCAAGGACGCCGCGAACGTCGCGACCCAGGTCGGTCTCAACGAGGGGCGGTCGTACGACCGCCGTCGCTTCGAACCCCTCCTCGAGACGGAGGACCACCAGGAGGGAGCCAGAGCGTTCGCCGAAGACGACTACGACCCCGAGTTCAGGGGACGGTAA
- a CDS encoding acyl-CoA carboxylase subunit beta, protein MDDRIDDLREKKADARKGGGEDRIEAQHDKGKMTARERIDYFLDDDTFEEIDQLRRHRSTNFDLDENRPAGDGVVTGYGEVDGRTVFVFAHDFTVFGGSLGEVFAEKVCKVMDRAMEVGAPIVGLNDSAGARIQEGVVALGGYADVFHRNQQASGVIPQISAIMGPCAGGAVYSPAITDFIFMVQDTSHMFITGPDVIETVTGEEVGFDELGGAQTHTSKTGVADFAEPAEEEALDDIRHLLSYLPQNNVEDPPRVEPWDDPERDADVADIVPDQPRKPYDIVSVVDDVVDEGSFFECAGDYARNLVTGFGRLDGHSVGVVANQPRVDAGTLDIDASLKGARFVRFCDAFNIPIVTFVDVPGFMPGTDQEHNGIIKHGAKLLYAFSEATVPLMTVITRKAYGGAYDVMASKHVGADVNYAWPTAEIAVMGPRGAVNVLYRSELDEADDPEERHQELIDEYREEFANPYTAANRGYVDDVLEPTDTRRRLISDLEMLRSKRVDGPSRKHGNIPL, encoded by the coding sequence ATGGACGACCGAATCGACGACCTGCGGGAGAAGAAAGCCGACGCGAGGAAGGGTGGCGGCGAAGACCGCATCGAGGCCCAGCACGACAAGGGCAAGATGACCGCTCGCGAGCGCATCGACTACTTCCTCGACGACGACACCTTCGAGGAGATAGACCAACTGCGGAGGCACCGGAGTACGAACTTCGACCTCGACGAGAACCGCCCCGCGGGCGACGGCGTCGTCACGGGGTACGGCGAGGTGGACGGCCGGACCGTCTTCGTGTTCGCCCACGACTTCACCGTCTTCGGCGGGTCGCTCGGCGAGGTGTTCGCCGAGAAGGTCTGCAAGGTGATGGACAGGGCGATGGAGGTCGGTGCGCCCATCGTCGGGCTGAACGACTCGGCGGGCGCGCGCATCCAGGAGGGCGTCGTCGCCCTCGGCGGCTACGCCGACGTCTTCCACCGCAACCAGCAGGCCAGTGGGGTGATCCCACAGATATCCGCCATCATGGGGCCGTGCGCCGGCGGTGCAGTCTACTCCCCCGCCATCACGGACTTCATCTTCATGGTGCAGGACACCAGCCACATGTTCATCACCGGCCCCGACGTCATCGAGACGGTCACCGGCGAGGAGGTCGGCTTCGACGAACTCGGCGGGGCACAGACCCACACGTCGAAGACGGGCGTCGCGGATTTCGCAGAACCGGCCGAAGAGGAGGCGCTCGACGACATCCGCCACCTCCTGTCGTACCTCCCGCAGAACAACGTCGAGGATCCGCCGCGCGTCGAACCGTGGGACGACCCCGAACGCGACGCCGACGTGGCCGACATCGTTCCCGACCAACCACGGAAACCGTACGACATCGTCTCCGTCGTCGACGACGTGGTCGACGAGGGGTCGTTCTTCGAGTGCGCGGGGGACTACGCCCGGAACCTCGTCACGGGGTTCGGTCGCCTCGACGGACACTCGGTCGGCGTGGTCGCCAACCAGCCGCGAGTCGACGCCGGGACGCTAGACATCGACGCGTCGCTGAAGGGCGCGCGGTTCGTCCGGTTCTGCGACGCGTTCAACATCCCCATCGTGACGTTCGTCGACGTGCCGGGGTTCATGCCAGGGACCGACCAAGAGCACAACGGAATCATCAAACACGGCGCGAAACTGCTGTACGCCTTCTCCGAGGCGACCGTCCCGCTCATGACCGTCATCACCCGGAAAGCGTACGGCGGGGCGTACGACGTGATGGCCTCGAAGCACGTCGGCGCGGACGTCAACTACGCCTGGCCCACCGCCGAAATCGCGGTCATGGGACCACGTGGTGCCGTCAACGTCCTGTATCGGAGCGAACTGGACGAAGCCGACGACCCCGAGGAGCGTCACCAGGAACTCATCGACGAGTACCGCGAGGAGTTCGCCAACCCCTACACCGCCGCCAACCGTGGGTACGTCGACGACGTCCTGGAACCGACCGACACCCGGCGGCGGCTGATCAGTGACCTGGAGATGCTGCGGAGCAAGCGCGTCGACGGCCCCTCGCGCAAACACGGCAACATCCCGCTGTGA